GTTCccctcataaaaatatttatttatttaaccattaaccctaatgtatatataagaaaCCAACCATTGaatcaaataatgaaaaatgcaCGTAAAATAAGTTGAAGAAAAGGCTGCTCTTAAGTTGGTTTTATGTAGCCAGAAATAACTTTaaccataaatattaaatattatagtatatatgtactataaagttttaatatgatgttacaattaattgtagtagattttaattttattggattgTGTGTAACTGCGTATGTATTTCAGCATATTCGCATGATCAATTACTTTAttagacatagacatattGCTGATGTGATTTGGTTCCATTTTAGAAAATCGAGTAGTACTCCCCTCACAAGAACGTATTTGAATCTATTTTGTAGGATCTATAACGCTCTCTTATCTCATTGGTATTCCTCTACAGGAGATGCCGGCGCCACTCCAACAAGCCGCACTCCGTAAGGTGTGGTGTTACCCGGTGCAGTTCGCGCTGCCGGCTCCACGACCGCCTCTCGTAGAACACTTCCTAGATCGCGATCAAGTTCTATTACGATATCTAGGAGAAACACAAGTTTTAAACGCTgcgtatttacaaaaattggtGTGTATTAAATCCTATACTATccgactaatattatttaaaaagcgaaagtttgtgaggatggatgtatgcatatatgtacgtatgtttgttactctttcaaactactaaaccgattgcaatgaaatttggtatgtagatagttggacaattggaataactgataggcaactttttgtcccgatatttctacgggatacagacttacgcgggtgaaaccgcggggcgcagctattataGGTAAGAATATAACAGTTAACTTGTTAAAATGAGctgtataaattgtataaggCCGATTTGCCACTAATGGGAAGCTGCATTAAAaggttttttcttttcaatgctttttattttctccTCCAAGTAGGTTTATAGCCATtcttagttaaaaaataaatatattgataataagaaaaattaataacatttcctATCCTGGAGGTCAAGGGTGTTTCTCATAAATTTGGCGTCCACTTGCCACTCGACGGCTTCATATCCAGACTACTCTTTctttacattaaacaaaaataaaataaaaaaacatacctgCGTCACAAACGTGGGCATAATATAGTTTTCtactattgaaaaaaaaattaacatcagCTTAAGGTCTTTCAACAAACATATCATATAGACATTTAACTAATGTTATCCCGTATTAAATTCCAGGAGCACCTCTACCGGTACAGCTGCTTCGACGACAAGAAGTTCGAGCAGTTCCTGTCGCGCGTGTGGTGCCTGCTGCGGCGGTACGCGGCGTGGGTGGGCGCGGGCGGCGACGCGCAGCTCACGCAGATGGCGGCGCCGGTGCCCGTGCTCGAGTGCCTGCAGCGGTGCTTCGGCGTCACCTTTGAGTGCTTCGCGAGCCCGCTAGACTGTTACTTCCGGCAGTACTGCTCCGCGTTCGCTGACACCGATTCGTACTTTGGGTCCAGGGGGTGAGGATGCTTCCAATTTATGAGCACAGATACGATTCTTTATTTCCTAGTATTTCTTTGCACATTAACACTCACGTTTAGTCTGGATGCATCTatagatgatttttattttatgtatgtgtacCATTATTCTATGaacgaaaaagaaaatttcacgatttttatttcaatgagtGGTCCTGTTGGTAGGCCGTTTCTGGAGCTGAGGCCGGTGTCCGGTTCGCTGGTGGCGCACCCGCCGTACTGCGAGGAGCTGCTGGAGGCGGCGCTACGGCATATGGAGCGGTTGCTGCAGGAGTCGGCCGAGCCGCTCAGCTTCGTGGTGCTGCTGCCCGAGTGGCCCGACCGCAGCACGCACGCGCTGCACAAGCTGCAGGCCAGCCACTTCAAGCGGAAACAGGTCAGTGCCTGTCTTTTGTAGTGTGCTTATGATTTTACGAAGGGAAgtgtttgaaattaaatgtttaaaaatgtgttgaaGTTAGCTTTGAATCTATTGtacaaaaatctttataatataatatatttgaatcttCCAATTTTGCCTGTTCAATCTTACTAATTTCTCTTgcttctttataatttttgtaaaaacctAAATGTCTTTTTTAGGTCgctaataaatgttaaaggtaatacataaaatatgataaactcTTGCAGGTCGTGATTCCGGCATTTGAACACGAATATCGACATGGTTTTCAACATGTGCTTCCAAAGTAAGTATAAATGGTATGAAAGCGTAATTTTTCCAAATGGCAAACTACGATGCCTTTTTCAATTTTACCATATTTTGAAAACGAATTAGAGTATAAAGTAGGTCTAAATGGTGTTTACGGTTGCAGGAACGAGGTGTACTTCAGGTGGGGCGGGGGGACGGTGGTGGTGTGGCTGCAAAACGCGGCGGGGTTCGCCCGCTGGGGGCCCACGGAGGAGCGCGTTGAGGCGTTGCTGGACGCGTGGCGGCCGCGCGCCAAACTACGCTCGCCGGAAGCCGTCGCCACTCCCGCCAACACGGAACCGGAAGCCGCCATGACACCACAGACACCGACCACCGAGAAACGATCGTAAAATTGCCAATCTTCGTAGTGATTTCCGCCCAAATTTTTACCTTGCGTGCGTGGTTTGCTGATGAAATTAGTGGTTTTAGGTAAATGTGATTACATTAATCTCAAATCACtcgtatttcatattaaataatttatagtggTAGCAATACAAGCGGTCTCTGAAGGTAGTTCACGCTCACGTTGGTAATTACACTCCTCTGTGACTATACTATTTCAAAATGATCTTAGATCACCGCGCGGTGCTGGTACGGATTACATTTGAAACGAATGGCGATATCGATGTTATTGGAGTTTTACtactttttaaagtaaaattttttgttgaCTGTGATAACTttgaacttttttttgtatctaaccaagattaaatctttaaattttgctggaaattaataaatgaaaaatatattaaatttatacaaactcATTGATATCTCTATTAGTTTCAATTTCTCaatagtataattttgttaagatGAGATTTAAATGATGTTTGATTGACAAATGCTACTACAGGGCCTCTacgcatttaaatattactaaaaagTAACTGGCCGctattgcaaaatatatatttttctgacAAATTCATTGGAAGAAACCCACTGGCGAACCATTCGCGCAAAAAggtaatgttatgttttagtATCATTTGAGGttattcacaattttatttgacaaaataaatatctacctTGATAGTTTACTGTTCAATGAAGGTAGAATAAAGAtatctgaaaatttattttacaatagtCCTCAAATAATACCTTGTATAAATAATCTGACAGTGCTAATTAAATCAAGTagagtatattatatgaactagcattttaagaaatatggacttgtaaatagaaataacgCGCAATGTATATAGTTTTCGAAAAGATTTTAGTTATCAACTTATCATAAGTTCTTTTATTAAGGACCCCTTTTTCACTGTTGTATAGTTctataaagatattatattttgattgtttaattatatttttttgaaaaatgtttattttatttctgatcAAAACTcacatatatagcatatttaCCTACAATTTTTAGGTGTATTATAAAagagaatagaaaataaaacaataaatgcagacaaatttttatttaagaaaaactaTTATCTAATATAGCCAAAAAACGCCGAAACAATAGGCGGAACTACCGAGACATCCAACAATACCAtcaatattttactaatttattattttatatagcctAATGTCTACTACTCCACACCAAACACTTGTAATATACAGATAAATcctgcattattttaaatcagaaTTTCGTTGATGATCAGGAATATTACACggtgttattaattattttaatcattataactAATAAGAGCAGTGCAGTAATGTGCCATTAGTCTGAGAggttcttataatattttcaaatgaactaaatatattttgctactaaaatgtaaattatagttCATACTGAATTGAAATACATGTTTTTGACCTAATCTTtacaatatgttatattgactaagtaaataaatcttaacagGCATCTTTAAAGTTTGTGCTTGAAATTGAGATCTGTTATACCTATTTTATCATCATGAAGTTGTATAATCTTTAGAactataagtttaattaaatatatacatgaacattaatatttttgaaacatttacatttaaggTTTAGAGTTTcttattacaaatacaaattgtgTATTATTACCTAgttgttaacaataaaaaaaatcatatgcaaaagatatttaaacaataaggagaaatagtataaattagaattaataaaatgaaaaataagaatttagttttaaaaatcacaAGGTAGtctgcaaattttatttttaattatattcttcatCTTCATCCATAGCAAAATCAACACCAGAATCAGCACAAACAGGGCtgtaaagaaaaattgaattgaattattaattttagctccctatttaaaaacatgaatacaatttatctaaatttcaaagttttataatgtttaagcATCATCATAAATAAGAGATTAACAAGAATCATAATATCAAAAGATATTTATCTATGGTGTTACCAtgaaatttgttgttttatgaaaaatattatattactcttTGTTTACCTCATTGCCCTACAGGTGAAGAAAACAATTCTTTTCAGTTTTacattgtaaaagaaaaaattgaagGTCCACAAACATCCAGGCTCTCCAAATGGGTCACTGGCCAAGTCCGGATTGTAGCTATATATTCTGCAGTCTGCTAGCTGGACCTCCTCATCAATAGCAGCCCACAAAGCAGGCTTTAGCTGTCTCCAGCGGAGTCCACCAACTGCAGAAAGAGCTGCATCCACAGCACTTTGCACCCATGTCAATGATGGCTCAGCACTGAATTCACAACTCTTCATGTACatggaaataaaacaagaaagaCCTATATAGAATTTCTTATGTTCgtttgcaaaataaaatttaaatgtatatagacaacaataatttagccaacttaaattatgttgtgctattttttttttactttgttttgattgtttaggtataaaacataaaaaaactattatggtttgaaaattacaattaGATTTATagcctttatttttttaatgaaactcaTTTACCTTTGCCAATGAAAAATCATAATCTGGAAAGGCAGCATTCAGTGTAGCAATCAAGTAAAATAAGGTTTTTCGTGATATAGTATCACACAGGACTCCCTCTTCATCCCCAGAAAGGCTTCGACTGAAAAgagtaaaacaataatttttatgcatcTATTCTCATCTTAGTAGAAACAAGacctgtaaattaaaaaaatacaaacctGTATGTAACACTTTCTGGTGGTGATAGAGCCTGGAGGTTGTGAGTTGTCTCACCCGCTGCAGTAAACCTTTTGTAGAAAGCCTTCTCACCACCAGCCATTTTACAGCTGTAACTTTCTACACGGCCCTGCACAGCGCTGTCCCCATTCAAGATGGACAGTGCACTACTCAGTGCCTCCAGGCGACCACTTTGCAAGAGTTTCATATTTGATTCTCTGGTTTAGTCTCTTTACCCACACAAACTTCTTGTCGTAAACGTAATATTTGCGCAAGGTGCACTACTTCTGTACATAGCAGAGGGGTGTATGAATATTCCTTTTCTTTTTGAATGGAGAAGATTTACACTCGGAATCAAATTCGTCTTCTGTTCTTCTTCCGCGCTGATGGAATGCGGGTACATCACAAATAAGAGTAAAAATTGAGGTTTTTGTGCAGCTAAGGTTGTTACCAAAATGTTTAGTTTTCGTAAATAGCGTATGTGTACACAATGGCGCGTCACTTGTTGTCCTATTCAGTAATCGACACAACACTAATCACTGTGTAATATTAGACGTCAGAATCCATATCATACATCGTAAGAACCGCTTTGAAGcacttaaacaaaataactatttaattggAAGTAACACTTCAGTAAATCTACAAAAAACCCtgtgatattaaaacaattttccgAGCTGAAGagacaaataaatgttatatcaaAACCAGAGATTATAGATTAACTTTTTATCATAAGAATAGTTGTtaccagtatataagtgtaatCTATGGGTCATTGACTCTTTATCATTGTACCTAtctattgaaacatttttattgatacatataataatatgtttaatagtGTGGAGGGAATTTATAGTAGTACTGTTAAAAATTGTTGACATTTTAACCTGTTGACACCTGTGTTGacaattttctttcaaaatgtgAATTCTatttgtatctatatataataactgtcAATTGTCattgatattgataatttggattaaataaaaattttaaaaaagggGTTAAATTTTGGATGAAAAATCTgtgaacattaaaaataaatttttagacCGCACTGCCTTCTTCTATGCAAAACTTATGTGATAAACAATGATTCCTTCAAGAAATATCCTTAGTTCTGTGTGTAGGggatttatgaaaataaataggaGTTATGGTCAGTATTCAACCGTCCGcataaaataatgctttttgAATGTATCAATATgtgcatataatttttttaagccACCAGGAAACGGTTTTACCGACGTGCAGAcattattcaaaatgaaaataaatgggaGGTTACCTTAGACCAtcgtcggttgaaaactcCCAACGGTCAAGTTTTGACTGTAGAGACGGAACCACTTGCACGAGCTATAGCAGTGGAATGGGATGCGCAACACGAAACTATTACACAGCCGACCATGCACTTGGTATGGTgtactaaataataactaaccaTATTCattcttatttcaataatttcattgtagTCTACTGGTCTATTAATACAACccaacataaaatttacattcatatatttgatttattttgatatagcgaaatgaaattttctaattattattatcttaatcttaatatNNNNNNNNNNNNNNNNNNNNNNNNNNNNNNNNNNNNNNNNNNNNNNNNNNNNNNNNNNNNNNNNNNNNNNNNNNNNNNNNNNNNNNNNNNNNNNNNNNNNNNNNNNNNNNNNNNNNNNNNNNNNNNNNNNNNNNNNNNNNNNNNNNNNNNNNNNNNNNNNNNNNNNNNNNNNNNNNNNNNNNNNNNNNNNNNNNNNNNNNNNNNNNNNNNNNNNNNNNNNNNNNNNNNNNNNNNNNNNNNNNNNNNNNNNNNNNNNNNNNNNNNNNNNNNNNNNNNNNNNNNNNNNNNNNNNNNNNNNNNNNNNNNNNNNNNNNNNNNNNNNNNNNNNNNNNNNNNNNNNNNNNNNNNNNNNNNNNNNNNNNNNNNNNNNNNNNNNNNNNNNNNNNNNNNNNNNNNNNNNNNNNNNNNNNNNNNNNNNNNNNNNNNNNNNNNNNNNNNNNNNNNNNNNNNNNNNNNNNNNNNNNNNNNNNNNNNNNNNNNNNNNNNNNNNNNNNNNNNNNNNNNNNNNNNNNNNNNNNNNNNNNNNNNNNNNNN
The Zerene cesonia ecotype Mississippi chromosome 1, Zerene_cesonia_1.1, whole genome shotgun sequence DNA segment above includes these coding regions:
- the LOC119832384 gene encoding uncharacterized protein LOC119832384 gives rise to the protein MIPSRNILSSVCRGFMKINRSYATRKRFYRRADIIQNENKWEVTLDHRRLKTPNGQVLTVETEPLARAIAVEWDAQHETITQPTMHLVCVFFFKLRRWGRVPWAHELNQAELTSRVAASLLIIQNSTELHSQKAKKSPSE
- the LOC119832196 gene encoding repressor of RNA polymerase III transcription MAF1 homolog encodes the protein MKLLQSGRLEALSSALSILNGDSAVQGRVESYSCKMAGGEKAFYKRFTAAGETTHNLQALSPPESVTYSRSLSGDEEGVLCDTISRKTLFYLIATLNAAFPDYDFSLAKSCEFSAEPSLTWVQSAVDAALSAVGGLRWRQLKPALWAAIDEEVQLADCRIYSYNPDLASDPFGEPGCLWTFNFFFYNVKLKRIVFFTCRAMSPVCADSGVDFAMDEDEEYN